In Lagopus muta isolate bLagMut1 chromosome 6, bLagMut1 primary, whole genome shotgun sequence, one DNA window encodes the following:
- the LOC125694410 gene encoding uncharacterized protein LOC125694410, which produces MQDSTLAFVKPHLVSFCPALQPIQVLLNGSTALRRVSQSSQLRIIGKLAEGGHYPLIKVIDEDVEQDRTQHRPLRNTTSYRPPTGLCTTNNDPLRSASQPVLNPPHCPLIYPTLPQLCYKDVMGDSIKCLAEIKVDYIHCSPPIHPARDNIIEGYQVGQARPPPCEPVLTTPDNLLFFQLSGDDIQYKLFHHLSRDRVFRHLPRLPRLLKDDRKRFSNHLCQLLQHPWMNPIGSHGFLNIDVA; this is translated from the exons atgcaagactctacacttgcttttgttaaacctcatctggtttctttctgcccagctctccagcctatccaggtcttgctgaatggcagcacagccctcaggcgtgtcagccaatcctcccaacttcgtatcatcggcaaacttgctgagggtggccattatcccctcatcaaggtcattgatgaagatgttgaacaagaccggacccagcacagacccctgaggaacaccactagttacaggcctccaaccggactctgcaccaccaacaacgaccctctgcgctctgccagtcagccagttctcaacccacctcactgtccactcatctatcccacacttcctcagctttgttataaggacgtcatgggggacagtatcaaatgccttgctgaaatcaaggtagactacatccactgctctccccctatccacccagccagagacaacatcatagaaggctaccaggttggtcaagcacgacctcccccttgtgaacccgtgctgactactcctgataacctcctcttcttccagttgtctggagatgacatccagtacaagctgttccatcacctttccagggacagag tcttcaggcaccttccccgtcttccaagacttctcaaagatgaccgaaagcggttcagcaatcacctctgccagctccttcagcacccgtggatgaatcccatcgggtcccatggatttctgaacattgatgttgcctag